From the genome of Brassica oleracea var. oleracea cultivar TO1000 chromosome C4, BOL, whole genome shotgun sequence:
GGCCAGTAAATTGAGCTTTCAGGTTTATTAAAGACTAAGCCCGCAGAATATGAGGCTTAGGCCACATGCATTACGACCTTGTCTTAACGCGCAAAAAAAAAAGAATCTATTTAACGGTGTGTAAACAGACGGCCAATAAATAAATAAACATTAAACGTCACCGTTAAGTAACGGCAGAACCTTTCCACGGTTTCATCCAGGGCAGGCGTTTCCTCTCTCTCTAGACCAAAAAAAAAGAGGAACAAGAAGAAGAAGAAGAAAACTTAGATTTGTCGTTGTGTCTGGTCAATACACAAAAGAGAGTAATTGATGATGACGACGATACCCTCTTAGCTTCTTCTGCTTCTGGTGCTTATCTTCACAAAAGGGTTTACTCTCTCTCTCTCTCTCCTGTGTCCTTATCTATTAGACAAAGACTTAATCCGATCTCTGTAATAATTCACTGTTAGGAGTTTCAAAGTTCACACCTTTAAGATAAAGGAGGCGTCTTTTTTAAGAGAAGATCGTTATTGGAGATGAGGGTCAATGGTAGATTCCTGGTTTAACGTCTTATCCATGGAGAATCATCACCCTTCGACTCTGTTATCAATGGATTCAAGTGCTTCTTCTCACGAGGAGCTTGATTTGGAGATGAACAACAACCGCCAATCTCTCCTCTCCGGCCCTCCCGACATCAACCTACCTCTCTCCGCCGAGCGCAGCCCTCCTCCTCAGCCGTGGAATTTAGATTCCTGCGACATTCTCGATGTCGGGTTAGGCTCGCAAGCCTACGAGACCGAGAATTACATGAGCGTCGTCCCCAAAGTCGGTCGGAAATGCGCTAAGCGTGTGGACAGCGTCTGGGGAGCTTGGTTCTTCTTCAGCTTCTACTTCAAGCCCGCTTTGAACGACAAGTCAAAGGCCAAGATCGTCCGCGACAGCAACGGGCTGTCGGGTTTCGACAAGACGGATCTGAAGCTCGACGTGTTTTTAGTCCAGCACGACATGGAGAACATGTACATGTGGGTGTTCAAGGAGAGGCCCGAGAATGCTCTCGGGAAGATGCAGCTTAGGAGTTACATGAACGGGCACTCGAGACAAGGGGACCGTTTGTTTCCGTTTAGCGTTGAGAAAGGGTTCGTGAGGTCTCATAGGATGCAGAGGAAGCATTATAGAGGGTTGTCGAATCCGCAGTGTGTTCATGGGATTGAGCTTGTTCCTTCGCCGAACCTCGCTTGTCTCGATGAGGAAGAGAGGAAGAGATGGATGGAGCTTACGGGTAGGGACTTGAACTTCGCGATCCCGCCTGAAGCTAGCGACTTTGGTTCGTGGAGGAACCTTCCGAACACTGACTTTGAGCTTGAGAGGCATCCGCCTGCGTTGAAGAACAACAACTCTAAGAAGCTACTCAATGGTTCGGGTCTCAATCTTTCGACTCAGCCATCGAATGGTGAAGGAACGGATCTGTCTCCCTCTAGCCACAAGAAGAGGAAAGACATGTTCTCAAATGGGATCAATGAAGAAGAGTCTTGCTTACCTCCTGCTATAGAAGTTCACCACAATGAGCTACCAAACTGGTCTAACGAGTTTAGCGGTGCCATGAAAAACGTTCACGGACCTGTTACAGCTGCAAAGACCATATACGAAGACGAGGAAGGCTACTTGATCATAATCACGCTTCCTTTTGTGGATTTGAACAGCGTGAAAGTCTCGTGGAGGAACACTCTCACGCACGGTATCATCAAAGTCTCGTGCGTCAGCACGTCGCGCGTGCCTTTCATCAAGAGACATGACAGAACGTTTAAGCTGACTGATCCAGCTTCGGAGCATTGCCCACCAGGAGAGTTTGTGAGAGAGGTAGCGTTATCGACTCGTATCCCTGAAGATGCGAATATTGAAGCGTATTACGATGGGCCTGGTTCGGTTCTTGAGATACTTGTCCCGAAACTTAGAGCTGGTCCGGAAGAGCATGAGGTGAGGGTGTGTCTGCGCCCACATCTTGGAGGAAATGATCTTATGTTGACATAAAAAAAAGAGAGAGGACGTTCTGTTACATGTTTCTCGTATGTAGAAGCTTATAGGAGTCGTCATATATCTCATTGATGTTTGCCATTTGATATATATAGACGTTTTTCACTGTTTTAACGAGATTATTCACCATATTGCAAGCTTGTGTAGGCTGTGTTTTTGAATCAACCCTAGCCGTAGATTGAAGTTGGGTTTTTGTCATACGCCTGAACATTTTGGGCATCCGTTCGGTTTATTTCAGATTTTTGTTGTACCCGAACGCCCATGCCTAGTATGGACTAGGCATGGATTTTGAGTGCTGATTATAACTTTCAATCAAATGTGTAACACATTACACTCATTCGTTCAAGCAAAAAGATGAATCATACCACAGAGAATTTGATACAACTGAGGCTTACTGACTGAGATCAAGCAAGAGCTGTCGGAGTGCATCCGAAGAGAGAGGTATGTTCAAACACTCTTGTCCATCGGAGTTTCTCTTGGTCTTAACCAGCTCATGATCTTTAAACTCCGTGAGATGAGAGTTGAGAGTCACTTGACTGCTCACAAAGAAGCGTTCACGTGAGGCTGAATACAGATCTTCAGTGGGCATGCCATCTTCATCCGGGTGAGAAAGCTGGTAGTCAGCGAGAATCTTGAAGACGTTCTGAGCGTTTGGTGTTAGACTCTGTAACACAATGGCCGCTGTTTTGGCGGTTTGGGCTGTGCTTCCTTGTGCAAGAACCAAGGGGAAAAATACGCCTTCTACCTTGTATGGTGCAAATGTTGGAACGTGGTGCCATAGCCAGTTAAACTGTTTGTGCACCATTTTCTTTTCCCACACTGCAAATGAGTACAAGAAACATCATCTCAGGACAAAGAAGTGGTACATAAGGGACTCAGGGCCGGCCCTGAAAGTTTAGAGGCCCAAGACCATTTAGTCAAGACTTCAAAAATTTGGGGGCCTAAAAAAATGTTTTTTACAAATTGGGGGCCTATTTACATATAAAGATTTTCAAAAATTTTGGGGGCCCAAGGCGAATGTTTCATTGGGCTTGGCCCAGGGCCAGCCCTGAAGAGACTAGAGAGATGGAGAATAACGCTTACATAAGAGAGCGTTGACATGGTCGATGGAGGCAATAATGCGTATGTGCGAGCAGGAAGCAAGCTGGGCGAGAGTTTGCTGTGATTCAGGATCTCTTAGAGCAGGGCCGTCAATGTTGTGAACAACAACGCATATGAAGCAGTCTTTGTCTTCGGACTGTGAGCCATATAGAAAGGAAAGTATATCATCAACGGAGCGTGGAGGGAATGCTTCTTGACCTTTAGACAAGCTCCCAGAACTCCTTCTACTTTTCAACTGCTCAGACAGAAGTTCAGCTATTGCTAAAAGAACCTGAATTTGCAAACCATAGATGACTTGTAAAACCATTTTCTTTACAGCAAGATATTCTACATCCAAAATGACCAAAGAGTACCTGTTTTAGATTTACTGAAGGAAGGTAGCCATTGATGACAACAACGGAATACTCAGTCAAAGAAGATGAAGCAAAGTCTTCAAGCAAACCTTTTTTAGATCCAAAGCCGTACATAAGAAGGCCAAAGCCGCACCTGGGATCAGCAAAATGAAATGAGAACACACAACAGCATGGTGACTCTGATGGAACATAGGAGAAGATCAAAGAGTAGGAGCGATCAATGTCTTTAACAATTACAGAAGCACCAAAACTCGTTGTATCTTTCTAAACAGATTCTACCATGTTTGATATTCTGGTTCTAACCTCTCTATCTAAGATCAATGTTTTCTAGGAAAGCAAGAGACTTCTCACCTGAGTTCAAAGACCCACTTCGGGTACATAGTCTTGTAATCATTCAAAAGCTCAGTAATCTCTTTCTCATGCTTTGTTTCAATATTAAACGCTGTTTCTCTAAGCTCCTGAGACACAATCAACTTGTCAAAGGAAAGCAATGTTTCACATTAAACATATATTACGGAGACAAAAACCCAAAATCACCTGTTCATCAACGAGATTAATATCAGAGAGCTTGCGCGCTGACCGCTTGCTTGACCCACCCAACTCTTTAGCCAGAAAGTAGTTTCTTGAGAACCCAAATTCATCTTCCTCTATGTTGTCTATGTCCTCCATTGTAGTAAAGAAACAATGAAAACCTTAACTCAAGAGTCTCCTGAGACAACAAACATCAGAACATATTACTGATATTTTCTATAACAATTAAGTTCTGAAATAACAAACTAAAGTTCTGATTTTTAAAGAGACCTTTGTCTTATTTACCCAAACATATAACTTCACTTGAACACTCTTATAATCAAAATTAACCAAACATACCCAAATTAAATTAGCATCGCGACATGTGATCGAATGGGTCAATACAACTTCATCATCACTGGAACTATGCTGATAACAAATGAGATCAGACGCATTCAACAGAACGTGAATTTACCTTCACAGGATCGTGAATTCGAGTGTGCCCTAAGTGAATTGATGAAGTTAGGAGGATTCAAGTCGGTGAGACTCCGACGAGAAGATGGAAGCACCCGGCGGCGAATTAGTATATGCCCTACGATTGATAAAAGATGCAGTTTTTTTATTTTCCCGCGCCTTTTTCTTCATCTTCCCGGTTAAAGTATAACGACGCCGTTTTAGTAATATAAAATCTACGGTTCACAGGCTCTCAATACACGTATCACACGGATAACATGAAATCCAACGGTTCTTATCATATGTCACATATGCAAGCCAATAAATGAAAATCACGCGGATCGGTATTAACAACCGTAGATTAAAATCCAATCCAACGGATCATATCTTCCCCGAGAAACGTAAAACAGAAAACACAAAGTTGTATGCTCCTATATAACCATCTCATCACCCTCTCAGATCTACACATCGCACTCTCCTACACACGTGTGAGAAACAACTTTCTTTTTTTCTCTGATTTTAAAACCTTTTCGAGGAAAAGAAAATGTCTGGGAGAGGAAAGGGAGGAAAGGGATTGGGAAAGGGAGGAGCCAAGAGGCACAGGAAGGTCCTCCGAGACAACATCCAGGGGATTACCAAGCCGGCGATTCGTCGTTTAGCGAGAAGAGGCGGTGTGAAGCGTATCAGCGGTTTGATCTACGAGGAGACTCGCGGCGTTCTCAAGATCTTCCTCGAGAATGTGATCCGTGACGCTGTGACTTACACTGAGCACGCGAGGAGGAAGACTGTGACGGCGATGGATGTTGTGTACGCGTTGAAGAGGCAGGGGAGGACTCTGTACGGGTTCGGCGGCTGAGGGGATTGAATTAGGGTTTTGTAAATCGCGTCTGGGTTGTTTTTAGGCCTTGTTAAGGCCTTTAAGCTGTTGTGATGGTTTCGTTTCGAATGTTTCGATGATTTGAATTGAATGAAAACGCTTTTATTACATCTCCGGTCTCTTTAGAGTTTGATTAGCTAATCATTTAGAACAGATTAAACAACTTTTGTCTTCATCAACTGGCTATCACGTTTCCGGTTCGAATCTTGGCTAGAACCCGACACGTTTTTCATTAATTATTGAAATGTTCAAAAAAAAAAAATTAGCTACGAATTTTCCTTGCATTTCAATTATAAGCATTAGTAATCTGTGTATAACCTATGTTTGAAATTTGTTTTCGATATGTTTATACGTTCGAAATGAGGCCAATTTGATATTAATGGATACAAATGTGAGGCTCAATGGCTAATTGCGAACTTCTGTATAGTTGCAATCTGGGCTTTATATCATAGTAGTGGTCAAAGGCATTTTATCACAAGTTCGTATTTTGGGCTTCGCTTATTTTGGCCCGTCTGTTGTATGTCTGGGCCCATATAACTGGATAGGTTTAGAATTTTACTTACCATACCCTTATGAGCTATGTTCCATGGAAACTCCGTTGAAGTTCCGTTTCGTTTCATGTTTCGGAATCGGAAACTTACGGAAATGCATTGGAAACTCTTTTCTTAAAGTTTTCAGTTTGGAAATTTAATGGAAACTTGCGTTTATATTTTGGAAACTCGCGATTCTGTTTTGGAAACGTTTAAGAAATTTTTTTTTTTTAGAACAATTTCTATAAATAATAATAAATATAAGAATTAGTTTGTTATTTTAATAAATTAGAACAATTTCTTCATGTTGTGAAAGGAACTAGAGCACTTACAAGTTTATACATTTATCAACAAGAAACAAGATTGCTCCGCAAAAAGCAGAAGATTTGGTATTTGACTATTTGTGCACACTAATCTTCGTCTTCTATCCAGAAGAAGTCTTGCATACAAGGATGGTCCCAATCATATGTGGGACGTTGGAGGTGATCAATGCCTCCTTGGGCATCACCATCTTGAGGCAGATTCTTCATATCAAACCCCAACCTTTGCAAGTGAGTTTGTTGCTCTACTTCTCTTCTCTGTCTTGCTATCTCCCTCTCAAGTGCTTTAATGTCTTCAACTCTTGGAACTAGGTTTGTTGGACCTCTGCTCTTTGTGTTTATACACCTGAAATGTAAAGGGAGAAGAACAAAGAGAAGCAATAACACAATTAAATAAAAATTTACTTAGTCTCAAGCAAATGACTAAATCCCAATGTCACAATCAACTTAGAATTTGGCAACGGCACCAATTTGATGCAGGGAGTTTCAAGGCTCCTAATCAAATGTTGTAGAATAAAGGATGTCAAACCAGTTCTAAGTGATTCTAAAGCAAAGGGAATGCAAGACCATGCTTAATCTAAGTGCTATCAATTGGTGAGATGATTTTTGAACTAGAATACTACTAAAATGCAATAAAGGACAAAGTTTTCTTTCTTCTTATTTTAAAAAGTCTAAAATGCCCTTAAAAAATGTCTAAAATCGACTAAGTAAAAGACGCGACTCGGGTAGAAATCACGGGCGACAACCCGAGTTGGTCACCCCGCGTTGGACGTCGAGCAGCTCCAACTTCACGCGTGCGGGTACGGCTCCCCGCGTCTCTCACCCCGAGTCGAGACGTCGCGACTTCTTCTTCTTCGTAGCTCCCCACGTCTCTTGACCCTGAGTTGAGACGTCGACGCTTCTTCCTCTTCGTGCGTGCGGGTTCACGATCTCGCGTTGCTCGTCCCCGCGTGGAAGCTCTGGAATCGCCATCGGGAGTCGTCGCATCAGTCTCCGCGTGGTCGTGTCGTCTCTTCGCCGCCATCGGAATCGAGCTTCACTGTCTCGGAGCTTCAACGCGACCAAGCTTCTTCGTCATTTCTCGTCATCGGCTTCTCCACCACGGGATCTCTGGTCCAAGTCATCTCCGCGTCGTGGCCGTGCTCTTCCTCGCTGTAGTAAGCTCTCTGTCGTGTTCTCAGCCTCAGCCGTCAACGGAATCGCCAGTGCTTCAGTCGCAGGTGAAAGCTCGAGGA
Proteins encoded in this window:
- the LOC106342227 gene encoding origin of replication complex subunit 2, with the translated sequence MEDIDNIEEDEFGFSRNYFLAKELGGSSKRSARKLSDINLVDEQELRETAFNIETKHEKEITELLNDYKTMYPKWVFELRCGFGLLMYGFGSKKGLLEDFASSSLTEYSVVVINGYLPSVNLKQVLLAIAELLSEQLKSRRSSGSLSKGQEAFPPRSVDDILSFLYGSQSEDKDCFICVVVHNIDGPALRDPESQQTLAQLASCSHIRIIASIDHVNALLLWEKKMVHKQFNWLWHHVPTFAPYKVEGVFFPLVLAQGSTAQTAKTAAIVLQSLTPNAQNVFKILADYQLSHPDEDGMPTEDLYSASRERFFVSSQVTLNSHLTEFKDHELVKTKRNSDGQECLNIPLSSDALRQLLLDLSQ
- the LOC106337050 gene encoding histone H4, which gives rise to MSGRGKGGKGLGKGGAKRHRKVLRDNIQGITKPAIRRLARRGGVKRISGLIYEETRGVLKIFLENVIRDAVTYTEHARRKTVTAMDVVYALKRQGRTLYGFGG
- the LOC106337970 gene encoding uncharacterized protein LOC106337970; this encodes MAIPELPRGDEQREIVNPHARRGRSVDVSTQGQETWGATKKKKSRRLDSGCINTKSRGPTNLVPRVEDIKALEREIARQRREVEQQTHLQRLGFDMKNLPQDGDAQGGIDHLQRPTYDWDHPCMQDFFWIEDED
- the LOC106342226 gene encoding uncharacterized protein LOC106342226, translating into MVDSWFNVLSMENHHPSTLLSMDSSASSHEELDLEMNNNRQSLLSGPPDINLPLSAERSPPPQPWNLDSCDILDVGLGSQAYETENYMSVVPKVGRKCAKRVDSVWGAWFFFSFYFKPALNDKSKAKIVRDSNGLSGFDKTDLKLDVFLVQHDMENMYMWVFKERPENALGKMQLRSYMNGHSRQGDRLFPFSVEKGFVRSHRMQRKHYRGLSNPQCVHGIELVPSPNLACLDEEERKRWMELTGRDLNFAIPPEASDFGSWRNLPNTDFELERHPPALKNNNSKKLLNGSGLNLSTQPSNGEGTDLSPSSHKKRKDMFSNGINEEESCLPPAIEVHHNELPNWSNEFSGAMKNVHGPVTAAKTIYEDEEGYLIIITLPFVDLNSVKVSWRNTLTHGIIKVSCVSTSRVPFIKRHDRTFKLTDPASEHCPPGEFVREVALSTRIPEDANIEAYYDGPGSVLEILVPKLRAGPEEHEVRVCLRPHLGGNDLMLT